From the genome of Phaeodactylum tricornutum CCAP 1055/1 chromosome 9, whole genome shotgun sequence:
TGGTTACAACAATATCCGCCGGCGAGTGCCAACGACCAACACGGTGGGAGGTGAATTTCCACTCAATCAGACGGGAGATCTTTTGCGGGAAGAAATAGGGCGCGCGGGGTATGTAGAAGTTTTAACACACGGATTGTGCAGCGTGCGTGACAACTTTACCGCCCTGCAGCGTCCTGTTACGGCCGCCGTCAAGCTCTCCAATCCGGCCAATGTAGAATACCAAGTTGTCCGCACAACGCTGCTGCCGGGCTTGCTGAAAACGTTACAGCACAATAAGTCTGCATCCTTTACGGGGGGTTTCAAGTTGTTTGAAATTTCCGACGTTGTTTTACCGGACAGCGAGAATGTTATGACGGAAACAATCGTCGGGGCCAAGAACTCCCGACGACTAGCTGCTGTTTATGCCGGGCCAACGTCTGGCTTTGAAATCATCCATGGTTTAGTCGATCGGGTCATGACGCTTTTGGAAATTGCGCCCGAAGAGGCGTACATTGCCAATTCTGCCAaatcggacgaagaagaataccGGGTAGCTCGAGAAGGCTGGACGTATACGATTGCGTCCTTATCGGAAAGCGACCCGCACGTGAACACCTACTTTCCTGGGCGGGCTGCGGCTATTTTGCTCACAAAACCCAACGCGACAAGTAGTTGTGTGGTGGGAACTTTTGGAATTCTGCACCCCGACGTCCTGGCCAACTTTGACATTTTGTATCCGTCCAGCTGTGTGGAGTTGGATCTGGAAGCGTTGATGTAGCGCAAATAGACAGGATGGCAAATACTTTATTAATGCAAACACACAGATTATCAATGGAACAAATTCCAACCTGGCTGTGGTTGAAACAGGTAGCTAGCCACATACCAAAGGTGACGTAGGCACCGTGATTGAGTTTTGTTCTTCCACGAGTGAACACGAGCAGAAAAGCCACAAACAGCAGCACGAAACGCTCACTGTTGATTGTCAGTCAAACCAGATCGAGACGAGAAAAAATCATACTAGCGGCAAGTCTGAATACAGCATGGCGCCCAAGTTTCAGAAAGGACCGGATCTCAAGAGATTTATGGTAAGCTCGCACAGCCGCGAACGTGTAATGCCCGAGCGCGGAAAAGAGGAGAAAAGGCTGATGCAGAAAGGAAACCGCGCCGTCGAATTGCGCGGACAAAGATGAATATACTTCGTGCGGATTCGCAAGCGCAGAAGCGGAACGCACAATCGTCGCGAAACAATCTTTCAAGTGCAAACGCAAGTTCAGACTTTCTATTGAAATTTTTATAGGCTCGATTTCTGTTGGAGCGTTCGGATGACACGTGCGGCTCCTACCTGTATTGAGCTGACTTCTAAACTAGAGAGAAAACTAACATGTCCATACTCCAACACCCAACAGGACAAACGCCTTAGATTATCTTTGAATGCCAACCGCAAAGTTATCGGTACTCTACGCGGATACGATGCCTTCTTGAATGTAGTTCTTGAAGACGTTGAGTCGGAAACCGGCCAATACCTGGGGCAAGTCGTCATTCGGGGGAATTCTATCGTACAGCTGGAAGGATTAGAGCGCGTATAAAGTCATAAAATACTGCCCGATGAAAGGCAACGTATAACGAGCTCTACAATGTTTACACGGCGTTTTGAATTGATTGTACGAGAAAGACTTCAAAAATAAAATGCACACTCTGATAGCTTTTCATCGGGCCTAGCAAGGACGTAGCAACAGATCTAATTCCTATTGCAGGGAGCAAGTAGATAAGGTAACCTTTTAGCGAAAATACAGCACGAACAAAAACCATGCTGTGCGACAAATTTCCCTCTCTGTACGGTGCCCTCAAATTGTATCGGCAAATATTCTGCTGAGCAGAGACGTCACGAAGAGAAATGGCTTCGACTTGCAATTGTGTTCCATATGTTTTACAAGAAGTAAAGAAGACAATTACACCCCTCTCTACCAGATGCCCAAAGTGTCCTCGTCCAGCCTTGTGATGGAATCATCCGACCCCTTAATCGTTCCCGAGCGATCGCTATCGTCCCAAGAGACACTGACATCCAAATCATCCTCATCCTCGAGAAAGTCGGCACCAAACTTATCCAATCTTTCGGAAGGGTTTTTCACATTAATCCCCGCCATCTTGGCTACGCCAAGGAGCTCATCAAACTCTTGATTTTTCATCTCCTGGCTGTCTTCCTTGACTTTGCGCATAAATTCTCCACGATCTCGTAGGTTATACCCCTCAAAGGCTCGACGGTCTCCTTTGGCAAATTCTTCTGGAACCATATTGCGGGAATTTCCGATCCCCCAGCCGCCAGTTCCATCGGCATGTAATTGGGTCGTCCTCGCCTTCCCGGGGCATGAGGGAGAAGGTCCAAAAGCGAAAGCGGATATTGATGGGCTTAGCAGAAGGACTGATAACAGCAGAATTTGGCCTAATTTACTCATATCGACAAGGTCTAAGGTTACGATGGATAAAGAATAGAGAGAAGGAATCTCCGTCGTCCAGCTGGACAGAAGAAACTGGAAAGGCGAAGGAGAAAACAAACTTGTCCTAACTGTCAAAGTCAAAAATAGGGCGTCTCGTTTCTGCGTGTTTTTGAGACTGCCTTCTCCACGTGCCGCTTGTACCATTTTGCAGAATTCGCGAGAAGATGACGTGGAAGGACTGTCATCGATGACATAATAATCAGGCAATCCAAATAATTCATCGCCTATGCAGACAAACTGCAATTTTTCTATAGGGGCCAGGCCAGCCCTCCGCGCTTGTGGCCGAAACGACTTCGTCTTGACAACACATTCCAACAAAATAGGATCCGTGTGCTGACAGTAAGTGGTTCCACAACTTGAAGCCATGTCTCCGAATAATGTCGAGACCGAGCTAATCGAGTTGAACCAAAAGCTGCTGAATGGTATCGCCGCGGGCAACTACGAGCTGTACGAGTCACTCATTGACGCCAGTATTACTTGCTTTGAGCCGGAAGCCGTCGGTCACTTGGTGGAAGGGCACGAGTTCCACAAGTACTATTTCGACCTTCCCACATCTAGCAACCCCGTCAATACAACCATGGTACGACCGCATGTGCGGTTACTGGGTGAAGACGCGGCGGTGGTTTGCTACGCCCGTCTGACCCAAACGCTTGATGAGGACGGTGCCCCCACCACGGCATTCTGCGAAGAAACACGCGTTTGGCAAAAGGTCGCCGGCCTGTGGAAAAATGTGCACGTTCATCGCTCCGTGAACTAAAAGCAAACGTGTGAAAACCAAATAACTGCAAATTTTCTATTTCAGAGGAGCCCAGCTCTGATCCACGATACATAAGTGACAGCACCTGGAAATTCCGACTCAGAAAGTGCTGTTACCTGAACGAGAAGCAAATGTACCCTAGCTTGAGTACATGCTAGATCTAACGGTGAAAGCGCAATTTTTCTCGAAGCTGATGTTTGTAGTTTATGTGATTGTCTCTCTAGAGAGCCTACTGCAAACCGTGGACTGACTGGAATGCATAGTGGAGACTTGGCATTACACGCTGGAATAACAATCTAGATCGTCTTGCTGTCGACAGGTTTTGAGATCCCTCGTCCAAAGAAGATGATCGTCTCATTTGGCATGATACATAAAGTGTTGCATATCCTCGGACCACACAAATTTTCTCCCACAATGTTGTCAATACTCCAGGTCGCACCGCTTCCAAGAGGCTCTTCACTTTACAGGTCGATTGCAATATGACCGAACAGGAACAAAACAAGACAGATGATTCCACAAAGTCCGGAAGCGCATCCACTGCTCCGACGCCCCCCATTACTAACAGTACGCTGAAAACGACCAACGCCGATGTGGGAGTGGTAGTTCGGCGCCGACGTCGTCGGGTTGTGGCAGAGGAAGAAGGACCGGCGGTCGATCCAATTTTGTTGCAAAAAGTGCTCACCGAGTCAAGCTTACCGTCGGCCTACACGTTTGAAGTTACGAAGAGCGTGAAAAGGATCCTGAAACTCCAAGCAACACATGTGGCTTTGCAAATGCCCGAAGGTCTCTTGTTGTACGCGACTGTGCTCGCGGATGTTTTCCAACGGCTGGCATCTTGTCTTCAGCAAGTATCGATCTTGGGTGATGTCACCTACGGGGCCTGTTGCGTTGACGATCTTGGTGCACAAGCCCTGGGTGCCGAACTCTTGATTCACTACGGACACTCCTGTCTGGTTCCGCTTCAACATACCGTTGTGCCGTGCCTGTACGTCTTTGTGGAAATTCACGTGGACGTGCCGCATTTGGTGGACTGTCTAGATATTACTTTGAGACCGCAAAGTCCGAAACCGCGTGTGTATTTGCTGGGGACGGTGCAGTTTCGCCACGCTTTTGTACAAGCAACGCAGCTTTTGAAGGAAAAGGGATACGAGGAAGTTTCTATCCCCCAGGCCAAGCCTCTTTCGCCGGGCGAAGTTTTGGGCTGCACCAGTCCAGAATTGGTAAACGATGGAGTGCGATCGATTGTTTGTTTTGTCGCCGATGGTCGCTTTCATTTGGAAGCGACCTTGATTTCGAATCCACACGTCGATCTATTCTATCGCTATGACCCCTATTCGAAAACGCTTACGGAAGAAGCCTACGATCACGACCAAATGAAGTCCATCCGCTCATCCGCAATTGCCACGTCGCGAGGAGCTCAAGTCTATGGCATCGTACTGGGCACTCTGGGTCGTCAGGGTAATCCAGCTATTGTTCACCGCATTCGGGAGTCACTCCGGGCACATGGTAAACGACATTTTCTCATGCTGTTGTCAGAAATCACACCAGCCAAGCTGCAGCTGTTCGACGGCAAGATCGACGCGTGGGTACAAGTGGCATGCCCTAGACTTTCCGTTGACTGGGGACATTTCTTGTCGAAAAAGCCTGTTCTAAGTCCTTACGAACTTTTTGTTAGCTTGGAGGAAACTGACTGGCGAGACAATTATCCGATGGACTACTACGCACACGCCGGAGGCCCGTGGACGAACTACTTTGAAGAAAACAAGCAACGCCAGTTACCGTGAGTCCGCACGGTACGATGTGATGGTATCCGGTACGTTTAGAGTTTCGCTGCCACGGGCAGACTGTTATTCGAATTGTTGACGGTCAATACGCGCGAGATCATTTGGCGTGGTTGGACATTTTTCAACCCCACCCACCATGCCTTCCATACTTGCGCGAGAGGAATAGTTTTTACGTACTAGCATTCACTTTCTCCTACTGCGGGACTTGCTGTCTGGGTGTTCCAGCAGTACAACCCACCGCATGGGAACATTCTCGCTAGTAACATTGTCTCACGAATTTTTTTATTTACTTTTCACAGTATAATACCCAGTCAGGCACAAATTACCTCTGATCGAAGAACCTTAACAAGCGACACCAGTGGACCCTCCACATTGAAAGAAACACCGGGTCCAGCAACCAATTTCGACATTGACCTCACGACAGTCAATCCACAATTCGTCCAGGCCCAGAGCACAAACCGCGTCCGAAACAGACCCTGCGATATTGTTATGGTAGATACTTAATTCCTCCAAACTCGACATCGCCAAAACTACATCGTTCGGAAAATCTCCGGTGAGCTCGTTCCATTCCACATAAAACTCACGTAGAATACGCATATTCCGCATGGTATTCGGAATGCTTCCCGTCAAACCATTCTGTTCCATGCGTAGTGTACGCAGATTAACCATTCTACCGAAATCCGAGGGTATCGTACCAAAAAATTCGTTGACGCTCACATCGAGTGTGACCAAATTCGACAGCATGGCCAATTCCCCAGGCAACGATGCCCTCAAGCCTCGTCCACTTAAATTGATTCCGATGACACTAGATTGGCTATCACACGTGACACCCGACCAGGAACACTCGTTCGTGCCGCTCATCCAAGATTGCAATTGACGAGCTTCCTCGAGTCGCCGTCCCGCTAGGCCGGTTCGAAAGCCCAGCGTGGCCAAAGCAAACTGCTGTACGATGCGGCTTTCTGGCAAAGCCGCTGTCGCACTAGAGTTTTCTACGAACGCCAAGGCTCTCGACTGCGCTGAAGCCGGATTTTGCAGGGCTGCGGCTGTGGAAGCTGGTGCGGCATTCGTAATAGCCGACCCAACCGTCGACGTTCCGGTAGGAGGTGGGGTGGCAACTGCGATGGGAGCCGGCGTGGCAATGATCACTGGTGCTATCGTCGCTACCAAGGTGGGCGCCGGCGTCGGAGCACTTGTTGGTGCCCGGGTGGGAAAGGCTGTAATCATGACTGGCTCGGATGTGGGTGTACTCGTCGGCGGAGGCATTGCGGTCGGAGCATCCGTCGTGTCGCCCTCTGCCGGTCCACAATTGTTGCAAGTTTCCCGGCAATAAATAAAAGGCTCGAGTCCGGGTTGACAAAATTGGTCGCGGACATTGGGACGCCCGCTCAACCACTCACAGGAGCGGTCACCGGTCCCTTCACCCAAAAAGACCAACTTGTCGGGATCATCGATCCCACACACATCACGATTCCACGCGCTCGGCTCCGGTGTCGGAGATCCGGTGGAAGGGATTTCGGAAGCTAtcggcgccgtcgtcggcgGCAAGAAGGGAAGGAAATCGACCGGCGGGGCTCCTATTTCGTTGCTCGAGCCCCCTTCTGACGAAGATGCGCTGGAAGAATCACTATTGCGATTGCCAGCGGCGACCAAGGCTCCCACGGCAACGCAAATTGCCGTTAGTAGAATAATCGACAACACGATGATAACGAAGCTCAAGCGACTTCCTAACCACCCTTTCCTGGTGGGTGCGGCTGACGCTCCGATTGCGGCGGCGGCTCGGGTGTTCTTTTCCGAAGACTCGGTAGTAGTCGAGGATCCCACAACGATCATGTTGGGGGGCCGGGCCGTGGTGTTGGACCGCTGGGGGGTCTTGGTCTGTGGCGTAACCGGCGCTTTACGATTAGTCGGGGATGTTTCCGGCGTCGACAAGTCGTAGACGGCCGGTTTCGTTGGCGCCTCGggtttgttgttggattgCTTGCGTAGGGATCGCACGGAATGGCGCACGGAGCTGCCCCTGGCTCCATTGGAAGAGACGGGAGGGGGGCCAACGGCGGAGCTTGGGTCCTTTTTGCTGTGTCGCGTCTGGTTGTCGGGCCTCGCTCGTGCGGCCtcgctgtcgctgtcgtcgtccatcGAGCTCGTGGGTGTCATGGGGGGCGCGGCTTGTCGTGGAGCCGACACGGAAGTACGGTTATGGTAGCGTCCGAGCTTGGAATCACCGGATCGATTCAAGTCTTCCTCCATGTCGTACTCACTCAGAATCTTGTTCGTTTCGGCTTGCACCTTGGCTTGGAAGgacatttcgtcgtcgtgcaCGACGGTATCGTTTTGAAAGTAGGATCCGTCGGTCGTCATTAAGCCCGACATGGATTCGATGCCCGACACGGAGCCGTCATCCGTCGACACGTCGTAGGCTGCGGCGTCCGTCCGGGGGGAGTAAGGATTCAGTCCTTGCGAACGCGTGGCGGAGGGCGACTCGACGGTCAAGGGAATGTGCGTATGGCTGCGCTCCGTGGCAGGCGGCGGCGGCATCCCGGAGGACAACGTGTAGTCCCCATCCATGGTGAACACATCCGACATggtgtcatcgtcgtcgctgtccgGACCATCCGCTCCGTGAGCTGCCATTCCGTACGAACGATTCATTGTACGAGTATCGAACAAACGGAAATGGATGTACGAACGGGAAGTGTTCGGAGAAAGGAAGAGGAAAGGTGCGTGCCTGCCTGCCTGTCTAACGTTGGGTCTCGGAAGTACTCTCGGAAGTACTTGtgttttcgttcgtttctCTACACTCCTATCGAGAAGAGACTTTTCGAACCGCGGAGATGCGTCTACCTCGTTTGGAACAACGGGTTGGAACGGGGGGAATCGAGAGGCGTCCTTTCCAGAGTCAATCTTGTGTACGATCCGTTTTTGTGCTCGCCACCGTGGGACCGTTGTGGGTGTGTTCTCTATGTGCAGTCATACTATATATATATTGTCGAGCCGGCACGCCAATAGTCCTTCCTATCGGCTCGGCGTGGCATCGGACACCTGCGCTACTCGAGGGTACGGTGGTATGCGCGCGCCAGCCCCATACGTGTGGATCGATACTACCGACTAGTTTCAGACAGGGAAGGGGACAAGCGGGATCCAACGCAAACGACTCGCCGTACTCTAATTCCCATCGCGTGCTATACCGACGATCCCTGGCGATCATCGTACGCACTGGCACTGGCGCTAAATTCCAATCCCCGGAGGGCGATTGTCGCGCGGGCGAGCCCCGCGACGGATTGCGTTCGTGGGTACCGGAAGGACGCGCGCAAGGACCGCGGGACCCGCCGAGACGAGTGGACGAACCCCATCCGCCTGTCGAGCATTCCGGGTCTTTTTCTGTGGCAGAGGAGCTGGTCGTCGCCGCTGCCGCAAGTCCGAGACGGAAGGGTAGATAGGTAGGAAAAGTGTGAGCAGCGTGGGGGAGGGAGGAAAACCAAATCGTTCTCACAATCTCTCTTGTCACTCTCTCCACAGTAATTGTTGTACCGGGAAAACACAAACACCTTTTATAGAATCGCGTCACCCACCATGTACCAGCAGTACCAGCAATACGCTCAACCACAACAGTCGCACGCACAACCGGTGTTGTCCCAGCCGAGCCGCCATCTCAGTCGTGATAGTAACAGCAACAATAACAGCAACAACTTGACGTGGAACGGTACCGCATGGGTATCCGCCAATCCACCATCGGGCAGCAGCGCCGTTTCTTCGTTTAGTACGGCGTCGTCTCACCATCACTACGTTCCCCCACAGCTTTCACAAACCCCTTCACAGTATCCAGCCCAACAACAGTCACTaatgccgtcgtcgtcgtcggcacaATCCGCCGTTTCGCTGGTCCAGCAGTATACCCAGTATTATCACGCATGGACCGCACAACAACAGGGACACGTGGCGCACGCCCGGACCTATACGCCGCACAGTCCGGATTACCAAACCGCCATGCAACACGCGGGAACTTGCCAAACCTACGCCGAAGACAGTTCCCGCGCCGCGCATTACTTTCACCAGAACCCTCAGGCCACGATTGCTACCGCACCCCTTTCCTTGCCACCGACGCCCCCCACGACCGCCAcgaccgccgccgccaccaccaccaccacgacgtCTCACGCACTGAACAATCCACCGAGGGTACAGCAGCCCCACACGATTCCCCAAAAGACCCCTACTCCAGCAAAGGCGAAACCTCCCATGAAAGATTACGTGGATCGATGTTTACAGCAATGTCGAAACGAAACAGAAAAACGCGCCATGGTATCGGAAATCGAACGACTCATGTCCGGACTCATACAAAAAGGTACTTTTCACGATATGGAATGGGGCAATTTGCAACTGATCGCCGTACCGGAAAGAACTTCGGTTCCGGCGACTCCATCGTTGCGTCCTACTCATCCATACCAGGGACCAACAAGAAACGATGTTTCGTACTACGGACCCACAAATGTTCAAGCTGGGTATCCGTCGTCAGCCGCAGGAGCGTCACCACAATCCCTGCGGAATCCCAAAAAACGCCGCTTTTCTGTCCAAACACCATCCGTTACGGTGGATCCCACCATCAACTACTATGGTCCGAGTATCACCCACAATTCCACTCACTCGTTCTCTTCTTCtcagcagcagcaaactTCCAAATCTCGCCAAAAAGACGGATTCAATCAATCCTCTTTAGCGTTGGATGTCCGGGCCCGTCGTTTTTCGGGTCCGGGTGGTATTGACGATATTCAACAGACCACCACGCAGGCCATTTCGGGCTTTGACCGATTCATGGGCAAAGCCGCCATTGGTGGTTCGACCAAACCcctggatgaagaagattaCGAAGCTATGACTGTAAAAGGCACTTGCCACGTCTTGGAGAAATCCTATTTGCGTTTGACCGCTCCACCGCGTGCCGAACTCGTGCGGCCCGAACAAGTATTGCGCAAGCACGTGGCTCAGTTAAAGACGGAGCGACAAAAACCTGCCGCAACTCGACGAGATTATCTATGGTTTTGTTCGCAATTGAAGGCCGTGCGACAGGACTGTACCGTACAGCGCATTCAGAATGCATTCACCGTAGATGTCTATGAGACTCACGCCCGGATCGCTTTAGAAGAAGGGGATCTGAACGAATACAATCAATGCCAGACGCAGCTCAAGTATTTGTATGATCTACTTCGGAATGACAGTGATGAGTATCTAGCAGCACAGCAGTACGAGGATGAATTTCTCGCATATCGGGTATTGTATTACGTGTTTTTGACGGGCAACCAGTCCTATCAGGGTGGTTCGTCCGACCTTTTGCATCTCTTGCTACAGCTCTCGGGGCCAGATCGATCTTCCCATCCTTCCATTGCCCATGCTTTAAAGGTTCGTGCCGCTTGTGCACAGACGGATTACCACGatttttttcgattgcggGAAACTTGTCCCAATCATGGCAAGTATTTGATGGATCGCATGGTGCCGTCCATGCGATTCAAGGCGCTGCAACGTATTTGTCAGGCCTACCGACCGTCGGTGGAAACTGGTTTCGCGCTCAAGGAGCTTGGTTTCGAAAAAAATGCGACAATCGGTAAGCAATGGCTGAAGAGTTGCGGATGTGTgttggacgatgatgagaGTATCATTGATACGAAGGAAAGTATTGTGCGTGAGAGTGACTTGGAACACAAGCAATCATTGATTTAGAATAGTGTAGCGGATTTTCGGACTCTAATGACTATTTATAAATATATATAAGATTATATGAAAATTCACTTTTCGTTAGCCACCCACTGTTCTCACAAATAGGTTGACCGCTTGATTCCAAGCCTTATTGGCGGCTTCGGCGTTGTACGCAAAGGCGTCATTGTCATTGAAATCTTGCGCTGGGTTAGTGTATCCGTGTTTGGCCGAAAGTTGTAACAGGGACGTCCGATGGCGATGCGCTTGAAGTGTTTCTAAAGCATATTCTAACGACTGGTTCGACACGAACGGATCCTCAACTCCGTGGCAAATGATGATATCAGCCGTACCTTCCCCTGAAGCTGAACCCTCCGGTGAAGGCAGATTGCTGCCGTGGGCCCGTTCATCTTCGCCAAAGACGCCATGAAATGCGGCCATGGCCTTGACGCTGGGAAGATTCATTTGTCCTAGCTCGAGAATAGGATATCCTCCCAAACACCATCCCATGGCACCCAATCGATCCGTATCGATTTCATCTTGTTTCCCCAACACATCGAGCGCTGCTCGAATACGTGCTCGCAGTTCAGGTCGTGATCGTGACTCATCGTCGTTGGGGTCGTCGGTGTTCTTCTGGGCTAGCACGTGTTCCCGAGCTTGCTGGTACCGGCTCCGATCGGCGTCCCAGGCCCAACCCGTTTCATCTCCCAAAATATCAGCTATTAAGACGACACAGTCCAACTTTTGGACCAACGCAACcgctttccaaaacaaaaataaGTCTTGTGGACCGGCGCCCGTATGAAAAAACAAAATACCAGGACGGGGTGTACTGGATTGCGTACCTAACGCGCCACTGCTGCCTTTGCGTATCAAATGTCCGTGAAGTAATGATGGCTGTTTCCCGGGGTTTGGATCTCTTTCACTGTCGCTTCCGTATGTGGCCGCATATTGGACGCGACACGTTTCAGCGGACCAAACGGAATCCCCTTCATCCAATTCTTGCTGTTTCCAGGCATCCAGCACAGCCTTGGCGTAGTGAAAGTCTTTTGCTCGACGAGGTTGATGTACGCTTTCGTCCGCTACGCACAACGTTTGTTCAATCAAACAAGGCGCAGCCACGAGAGACTCGGGATCGAGTGGCACCCATTCTGTCTGGGTCGAATGTCTCGCCGTATTGCGAAGCACGGCAGGCTTCATCAACATTTTATCTCGTCCGACAGCGTCAATTCTCTGTGGTCTCGCTATTATGGAAAACGAACTAGCCAACGCTGGTACCAAAATAATGAAGGATAGATAGGCGGCAGTAGTACTGGTATAGATGGGATATCGCATGGTCTTCCCTATGAGAGCAAATTGTGACGGTGACCATGGAAGCTCGAAAAATCCGGTTTTCCCGTTTCTGTCGCGTAAGGagtctaactgtaagctcCACGCATCCCATTGGCCATTGAGTACCGTAAGATACACTTCCGAGTAGGCGAGATGGACAGGAGCGACATAAAGCAACCCTGACTATCGTAAGACTTCAGGGCTGTTAAGTGCGGCGAAGTGTGATCCgcagagcaaaacacaacCCACAATGTGGAACTGGAATTTCTCTTGCAATACCAAATAACACTCTACGTTCCAACAACACCGCCAACAGCGAAAGTCTCTAGTCATCACCTTTTCCTTCTAACGACAGTGCTCGATACCTCCGCTCAGTTTCGATTTTCAAAGTCCGTATATCTCATAATGCGGAGATTGTCACAGCCAAGACACGCGGTACTACCGGCGTTGCTGGTGGGTTTTTGGGCCTTGTGTTTTACATTCTTGCTGGGGTCAACTGTGGCGTATCCTGTCATTCTCCAAATCGAAGAGGATTCCACTCGTTGTCTGCGGCTACTCATTCCAGAAGACGATGATGCTCATGTGGTGTTCCTCACGATCCCCAGCGCAGacgaactcgacgacgaagcggtCGAGTCTTGGTACGTCGATCAGGTCTACCAACTGACCAAGCAAAAAGACACGGAATTGGCAAAACGACTACCCCAGGAAGCCCCGGCGAACGTTGCTCAAGCCATGAGCGCGTTCCTACAAGAACAGGGGGAGAATAAGTCACCGCTGCGCATCACCTTGGAAGACAATGGTGCCACAGGCACTCGACAGTTCAGTTACCGGACCAAATTCTTTTTGCCAACCGTGCTGAATCACGTTCGACACAGTAACTACCAAAAACCCAAAGATaaggacgaggaagaagagtGGAACGACGCCGCCATGGAAGGCTACGAAATTTGTATGatcaacgaagacgacgaacaGGCCGTTCAAGTTATTTTTGAAAGTATCTACGTCAGCGAAGATGTGATCGATGTCGAGGATATCAAGAAACCGGcgtttgaaaaagaaaagcacCTCACACCGCTAGAAAAGAACCTGGACCAATCCATTCAAGCCGCTCACGCAGTCCTGCGGGAAATGAAATACATGGAAAAGAGGGAAACACGTATGAGGCAGACAGCCGAATCTATTAACTCTCGGGTCCGCTGGTTCAGTTACCTTTCGATCGCAGTCCTCTTCACGGTCACCTATTTGCAGGTCACCTACCTCAAACGGTACTTTCATAAAAAGAAACTAATGTAATAAGTCTTACATTAATATAAGTCCGTACTTTTATCAAGACGTGATAAAGTCATTCACTGTCTTTTGTAGGGATACCCCTTCTTCATACCTATTCTATTGTCAGTATAGCATAGCATTATAAAAGCTGTTGTTACGGCGAGGCTCGGAGACAGCTCAAGTGCCTAGCCGCCAACAAGTCGTCCTCGCCCCCGACAGTCAAAAACAGGTTTTTAGACTTTTGACCTTTTGTCTTGCCGTACTTTTTTATCGCGTACTTTACCTTTTGACGATCACGACAGCGCACGCATTTAGTAGCAAGGCCCTTCTCACCAAACTTTTCCCAAGGTAGAAAATTCTTGCATCCTTTACACCACTTGATATCCAACCCGGGCACTTCCGTGACGGACCAGACGGCCACGTCGCATGACGTACACACACCCTTGTTCTGACGAGGAATAATGTGGGCGATTTCCTCCTTTTTAGcatcgttgctgttgtgggaGCGACCGGTGGTCGAGCAGAGGCGGAGTCGACCGCAC
Proteins encoded in this window:
- a CDS encoding predicted protein — encoded protein: MTRAAPTCIELTSKLERKLTCPYSNTQQDKRLRLSLNANRKVIGTLRGYDAFLNVVLEDVESETGQYLGQVVIRGNSIVQLEGLERV
- a CDS encoding predicted protein; the encoded protein is MVQAARGEGSLKNTQKRDALFLTLTVRTSLFSPSPFQFLLSSWTTEIPSLYSLSIVTLDLVDMSKLGQILLLSVLLLSPSISAFAFGPSPSCPGKARTTQLHADGTGGWGIGNSRNMVPEEFAKGDRRAFEGYNLRDRGEFMRKVKEDSQEMKNQEFDELLGVAKMAGINVKNPSERLDKFGADFLEDEDDLDVSVSWDDSDRSGTIKGSDDSITRLDEDTLGIW
- a CDS encoding predicted protein; translated protein: MSPNNVETELIELNQKLLNGIAAGNYELYESLIDASITCFEPEAVGHLVEGHEFHKYYFDLPTSSNPVNTTMVRPHVRLLGEDAAVVCYARLTQTLDEDGAPTTAFCEETRVWQKVAGLWKNVHVHRSVN
- a CDS encoding predicted protein, with translation MTEQEQNKTDDSTKSGSASTAPTPPITNSTLKTTNADVGVVVRRRRRRVVAEEEGPAVDPILLQKVLTESSLPSAYTFEVTKSVKRILKLQATHVALQMPEGLLLYATVLADVFQRLASCLQQVSILGDVTYGACCVDDLGAQALGAELLIHYGHSCLVPLQHTVVPCLYVFVEIHVDVPHLVDCLDITLRPQSPKPRVYLLGTVQFRHAFVQATQLLKEKGYEEVSIPQAKPLSPGEVLGCTSPELVNDGVRSIVCFVADGRFHLEATLISNPHVDLFYRYDPYSKTLTEEAYDHDQMKSIRSSAIATSRGAQVYGIVLGTLGRQGNPAIVHRIRESLRAHGKRHFLMLLSEITPAKLQLFDGKIDAWVQVACPRLSVDWGHFLSKKPVLSPYELFVSLEETDWRDNYPMDYYAHAGGPWTNYFEENKQRQLP
- a CDS encoding predicted protein, yielding MNRSYGMAAHGADGPDSDDDDTMSDVFTMDGDYTLSSGMPPPPATERSHTHIPLTVESPSATRSQGLNPYSPRTDAAAYDVSTDDGSVSGIESMSGLMTTDGSYFQNDTVVHDDEMSFQAKVQAETNKILSEYDMEEDLNRSGDSKLGRYHNRTSVSAPRQAAPPMTPTSSMDDDSDSEAARARPDNQTRHSKKDPSSAVGPPPVSSNGARGSSVRHSVRSLRKQSNNKPEAPTKPAVYDLSTPETSPTNRKAPVTPQTKTPQRSNTTARPPNMIVVGSSTTTESSEKNTRAAAAIGASAAPTRKGWLGSRLSFVIIVLSIILLTAICVAVGALVAAGNRNSDSSSASSSEGGSSNEIGAPPVDFLPFLPPTTAPIASEIPSTGSPTPEPSAWNRDVCGIDDPDKLVFLGEGTGDRSCEWLSGRPNVRDQFCQPGLEPFIYCRETCNNCGPAEGDTTDAPTAMPPPTSTPTSEPVMITAFPTRAPTSAPTPAPTLVATIAPVIIATPAPIAVATPPPTGTSTVGSAITNAAPASTAAALQNPASAQSRALAFVENSSATAALPESRIVQQFALATLGFRTGLAGRRLEEARQLQSWMSGTNECSWSGVTCDSQSSVIGINLSGRGLRASLPGELAMLSNLVTLDVSVNEFFGTIPSDFGRMVNLRTLRMEQNGLTGSIPNTMRNMRILREFYVEWNELTGDFPNDVVLAMSSLEELSIYHNNIAGSVSDAVCALGLDELWIDCREVNVEIGCWTRCFFQCGGSTGVAC